The Caulifigura coniformis genome includes a region encoding these proteins:
- a CDS encoding acyl carrier protein: MAPADIRRVILNILERIAPDEDLSNLDDARPFREQMELDSMDFLDIVMELRKQYRIQIPEADYPQLGTMDSTVAYLTPLLKDVQG, encoded by the coding sequence ATGGCGCCGGCTGATATTCGTCGAGTGATTCTGAACATTCTGGAGCGGATCGCTCCCGACGAAGACCTGTCGAATCTCGACGATGCGCGCCCGTTCCGCGAACAGATGGAACTGGACAGCATGGACTTCCTGGACATCGTGATGGAACTGCGGAAGCAGTATCGCATCCAGATTCCGGAAGCCGACTATCCGCAGCTAGGCACGATGGACAGCACCGTCGCCTACCTGACGCCCCTGCTGAAAGACGTCCAGGGCTGA
- the secY gene encoding preprotein translocase subunit SecY — MLDKIVTIFRIPELRQKILLTLILLGVYRMGFAVFLPNINQAEFASAMERMGQSSLGQVMQAVSMFSASQFGNATIFGLGIMPYISASIIFQLLATVYPPLEALQKEGEAGRKKINEYTRYATVVLCLIQSVFWVAMLPQSLGPNIFLGGMDSWWYILLDAMVMTAGTVFLMWLGEQIDEYGIGNGISLLIMAGIVAQMPAVGAQFLGPAFKGGGIDVSLGSEVGIDRLILLGALFVAVILGVIAITQATRRIPIQSAKHVRGRRVMGGQRSHLPMRLNASGVMPIIFASSLLMFPAFFFGWFANKWPDVWVFNMLSNMFNNADRGYVYNLCYIALIFFFCYFWTGITFNPKDIADNLKDYGSFVPGYRPGQRTADYLDHVMNRITYVGAAFLAVIAVIPTVMATSMNIPYMIASFYGGTGLLIVVSVALDLVQKIDSHLVMRNKQGLLEAEAA; from the coding sequence ATGCTGGATAAGATCGTCACGATTTTTCGTATTCCCGAACTTCGGCAGAAAATCCTGCTGACGCTGATCCTTCTCGGCGTTTATCGCATGGGCTTTGCGGTGTTCCTCCCGAACATCAACCAGGCCGAGTTTGCGAGCGCCATGGAACGCATGGGCCAGAGCTCGCTCGGCCAGGTCATGCAGGCCGTGTCGATGTTCTCGGCCTCGCAGTTCGGCAACGCCACGATCTTCGGCCTGGGCATCATGCCCTACATCTCGGCCTCGATCATCTTCCAGCTGCTGGCGACGGTGTACCCGCCGCTGGAAGCCCTCCAGAAGGAAGGCGAAGCGGGACGCAAGAAAATCAATGAATACACCCGCTACGCCACCGTGGTGCTCTGCCTCATCCAGAGCGTGTTCTGGGTCGCGATGCTTCCGCAGAGCCTCGGCCCGAACATCTTCCTCGGCGGAATGGACAGCTGGTGGTATATCCTCCTCGACGCCATGGTGATGACGGCCGGAACCGTCTTCCTGATGTGGCTCGGTGAGCAGATCGATGAATACGGCATCGGCAACGGCATCAGCCTTTTGATCATGGCCGGCATCGTCGCCCAGATGCCCGCCGTCGGAGCCCAGTTCCTCGGCCCGGCATTCAAGGGGGGCGGCATCGACGTCAGCCTCGGCTCGGAAGTCGGTATCGATCGACTGATCCTGCTCGGCGCTCTGTTTGTCGCAGTCATCCTTGGCGTCATCGCCATCACCCAGGCGACCCGCCGGATCCCGATCCAGAGCGCCAAGCACGTTCGCGGACGCCGCGTCATGGGCGGCCAGCGGTCGCACCTCCCGATGCGGCTCAACGCCTCGGGCGTCATGCCCATCATTTTCGCGTCCAGCCTGCTCATGTTCCCGGCCTTCTTCTTCGGCTGGTTCGCGAACAAGTGGCCCGACGTGTGGGTGTTCAACATGCTCTCGAACATGTTCAACAACGCGGACCGCGGCTACGTCTACAACCTCTGCTACATCGCGCTGATCTTCTTCTTCTGCTACTTCTGGACCGGCATCACCTTCAATCCGAAGGACATCGCCGACAACCTGAAGGACTACGGCAGCTTTGTTCCGGGTTATCGCCCGGGCCAGCGCACGGCCGATTACCTCGACCACGTGATGAACCGCATTACCTATGTGGGGGCAGCCTTCCTCGCGGTCATCGCCGTCATTCCGACGGTCATGGCGACGAGCATGAACATCCCCTACATGATCGCCAGCTTCTACGGAGGCACCGGCTTGCTGATCGTCGTCTCGGTGGCCCTCGATCTCGTCCAGAAGATCGACAGCCATCTCGTGATGCGGAACAAGCAGGGCCTGCTCGAGGCCGAGGCGGCGTAG
- the map gene encoding type I methionyl aminopeptidase: MISLKSPRELALMRDAGKIVAECHSIAREFLRPGVTTAEVNAAVDKFLTELGAIPLFKGFPGETPFPASTCISVNSQIVHGIPGGYVLKPGDLVSLDVGVKWKGWCGDSAWSYAIGEVDAEKTHLMAAGRYLLHRSIFLCASRKRWSEVADDMTREAKRLGVTLVRKFVGHGIGKEMHESPQVPNFMDRDMRRSDFELKPGLALAIEPMVNAGKPDVKILGDKWTAVTVDGKPSVHYEHSVGLTANGPVLLTEGVGEPFDPLVEPVRPA; the protein is encoded by the coding sequence GTGATCTCTCTCAAAAGCCCTCGCGAACTGGCGCTGATGCGCGACGCCGGAAAGATCGTCGCCGAATGCCACTCCATCGCCCGCGAATTTCTCCGTCCCGGGGTCACGACCGCCGAGGTCAACGCAGCCGTCGACAAATTCCTGACCGAACTCGGCGCGATACCGCTGTTCAAGGGATTTCCCGGCGAGACTCCCTTCCCCGCCTCGACCTGCATCAGCGTCAACAGCCAGATCGTGCATGGGATTCCGGGCGGGTACGTCCTGAAGCCGGGTGACCTTGTGAGCCTCGATGTCGGCGTAAAATGGAAAGGCTGGTGCGGAGACTCCGCCTGGTCGTATGCGATCGGAGAGGTCGATGCCGAGAAGACGCACCTGATGGCCGCCGGGCGCTACCTGCTGCACCGCTCCATCTTCCTCTGTGCGTCCCGCAAGCGGTGGTCGGAAGTGGCGGACGACATGACCCGCGAAGCGAAGCGCCTGGGCGTCACGCTCGTCCGTAAATTCGTCGGGCACGGTATCGGCAAGGAAATGCACGAGTCGCCGCAGGTTCCGAACTTCATGGACCGCGACATGCGTCGCTCGGATTTCGAACTCAAGCCGGGGCTCGCCCTGGCGATTGAGCCGATGGTGAACGCTGGCAAGCCCGACGTGAAAATCCTCGGCGACAAGTGGACGGCGGTGACCGTCGACGGCAAACCGAGCGTCCACTACGAGCATTCGGTCGGCCTCACCGCCAACGGCCCCGTGCTGTTGACCGAAGGGGTCGGCGAGCCGTTCGATCCGCTCGTGGAGCCGGTCCGACCCGCCTAA
- a CDS encoding DUF6655 family protein produces MSPRVIPSIVLTAFLAGCTTAQTSNTARTATEQLLLSNAVDQSLDKVDFKPLHGQNVFLEEKYIDSVDKQYIIASIRHRILRAGGHLAEKIENADIVLEPRSGGVGTTTSSSFVGIPSFSLPGMVTIPEVKLFTRSQQAGYAKLGLAAYDPKTRESRGQGGMSVAQSNDNNYYFAGVGPWQTGTLREEITRTTTGTAAIRRDQLPPNVAFTPGPKRLQEESGTALVNGEVEQVRAEAPDAPK; encoded by the coding sequence ATGTCCCCGCGAGTCATCCCTTCGATCGTGCTCACGGCGTTCCTCGCCGGATGCACCACCGCGCAGACCTCCAACACCGCCCGCACCGCGACCGAGCAACTGCTCCTCTCGAATGCCGTCGACCAGTCGCTCGACAAGGTCGATTTCAAGCCGCTGCACGGGCAGAACGTCTTTCTTGAAGAGAAGTACATCGACTCCGTCGACAAGCAGTACATCATCGCGTCGATCCGCCACCGCATCCTGCGCGCGGGCGGACACCTGGCCGAGAAGATCGAAAACGCCGACATCGTTCTCGAGCCACGCAGCGGCGGCGTCGGCACCACGACGTCCTCTTCGTTTGTCGGCATCCCGAGCTTTTCGCTGCCCGGGATGGTCACGATTCCCGAAGTGAAACTCTTCACGCGCTCGCAGCAGGCCGGATACGCCAAGCTCGGGCTGGCCGCCTACGACCCGAAGACCCGCGAAAGCCGCGGACAGGGTGGCATGAGCGTCGCCCAGTCGAACGACAACAACTACTACTTCGCCGGTGTCGGCCCGTGGCAGACGGGCACGCTCAGGGAAGAGATCACGCGGACGACGACCGGGACGGCCGCCATCCGCCGCGACCAGCTCCCGCCCAACGTCGCCTTCACTCCCGGGCCCAAGCGGCTCCAGGAAGAAAGCGGGACGGCGCTCGTCAACGGCGAGGTCGAACAGGTCCGCGCTGAAGCTCCCGACGCTCCGAAGTAA
- a CDS encoding CinA family nicotinamide mononucleotide deamidase-related protein, with protein MLAEIVAIGSEITSGAKLDTNSQWLSQQLSDLGIPTGFHTSIADDLEANVACLRLAVERADVVIVSGGLGPTLDDLTRIALATVINRPLVLDSDALTTIEEMFRKRGRVMSDRNRIQAEFPEGSTPLANPIGTAPGIWLEIPRSGKSPCLVAALPGVPSELKRMFEEQVVPRLPATGEVIRRYRIHCYGCGESQADELLGDLTARGRDPEIGITAHEATITLRIEARGKSEAECQAKIDEAKGAVWSRLWKFAYGVEDEELETVVLRTLAHYGWTLGVADCATGGWLARALGALEAEYPGRALVVTGVEEKVAGVLLADLEDDIHEHRVGRLAAATREHLRVNYALATEPYPDLTPDEIAQSRLRIRVAVAGPDGILVDSLAIGGNPAILPARIGKTALDLLRRELPSRLQ; from the coding sequence ATGCTCGCTGAAATCGTCGCTATCGGATCCGAGATCACTTCCGGCGCGAAGCTGGACACCAACTCGCAGTGGCTGAGCCAGCAGCTCAGCGACCTCGGAATTCCGACGGGCTTCCACACCAGCATCGCGGACGACCTCGAAGCCAACGTGGCCTGCCTGCGACTGGCCGTCGAACGGGCCGATGTGGTGATCGTGTCCGGCGGACTGGGGCCGACGCTCGACGACCTGACCCGCATCGCGCTGGCGACTGTAATCAACCGGCCGCTGGTCCTCGATTCCGACGCGCTGACGACCATTGAAGAGATGTTCCGGAAGCGCGGCCGGGTGATGTCTGATCGGAATCGCATCCAGGCGGAATTCCCTGAGGGGAGTACTCCGCTCGCAAACCCGATCGGGACAGCGCCGGGCATCTGGCTCGAGATTCCACGTTCCGGAAAATCGCCCTGCCTCGTCGCGGCCCTTCCCGGTGTTCCTTCAGAACTCAAGAGAATGTTCGAGGAGCAGGTCGTTCCCCGGCTGCCGGCGACCGGCGAGGTCATCCGCCGGTATCGCATTCATTGCTACGGCTGCGGCGAATCGCAGGCCGACGAGCTTCTCGGCGACCTGACCGCCCGCGGCCGCGATCCGGAGATCGGCATCACGGCCCATGAAGCGACGATCACGCTGCGGATCGAGGCCCGTGGAAAATCCGAAGCGGAGTGCCAGGCGAAGATTGACGAAGCCAAGGGGGCCGTCTGGTCGCGGCTGTGGAAGTTTGCGTATGGAGTGGAAGACGAGGAACTGGAAACGGTCGTCCTGCGCACGCTGGCCCACTACGGCTGGACGCTGGGAGTCGCCGACTGCGCCACGGGAGGCTGGCTGGCGCGGGCCTTGGGGGCACTGGAAGCGGAGTATCCCGGCCGGGCGCTCGTCGTCACCGGCGTCGAAGAGAAAGTCGCCGGGGTTCTGCTGGCCGACCTGGAGGACGACATCCATGAGCATCGCGTTGGACGTCTCGCCGCGGCGACCCGTGAGCACCTGCGCGTGAATTACGCCCTGGCGACCGAGCCGTATCCCGACCTGACGCCCGACGAAATCGCCCAGAGCCGGCTGCGGATCCGGGTCGCCGTCGCGGGCCCGGATGGAATTCTTGTCGACAGCCTGGCCATCGGCGGCAACCCTGCGATCCTTCCGGCGCGGATCGGGAAGACGGCCCTCGACCTGCTGCGGCGCGAACTGCCCAGCCGGTTGCAGTAG
- a CDS encoding choice-of-anchor A family protein, whose translation MLKPLGACLVLSAILLTTRSASAELIPGYENVIGGNLNGQAQIEGRTIVRGDVLGGFAQFGTGLVPPAVYANADTLLVGGNLQSSGLTMHAGDVRLGGTNSGATVNLNGPGSELFQNDSTALSSANAAVSQLGLASDFYSNAAVNSTTTIVGTNITLNPLPGPDGLAVLAVNAVNIQNALFSLAVAGVPPDTRFLINVVGNLSSDPILANFDASFADPAIYSRILWNFQDQTSELNLSREWYGSILLPDASLVTTSAINGMVLVGGDFTSSSEVRFPEFQGFTPFAVPELSSFFLATLAGLGYLVSRRKRDRKSDPSIGGPISR comes from the coding sequence ATGCTGAAACCGCTTGGTGCCTGTCTTGTGCTGAGTGCCATCCTGCTCACGACCAGGTCCGCATCGGCCGAGTTGATCCCCGGCTACGAGAATGTGATCGGCGGGAATCTGAATGGGCAGGCACAGATCGAGGGGCGCACGATCGTTCGGGGAGACGTGCTGGGCGGGTTCGCGCAGTTCGGGACGGGGTTAGTGCCCCCTGCGGTTTATGCCAACGCCGACACGCTCCTCGTTGGCGGGAACCTGCAATCCAGCGGTCTCACCATGCACGCAGGCGATGTCCGTCTCGGCGGCACGAATAGCGGCGCCACCGTCAACCTGAACGGTCCCGGCAGTGAACTCTTTCAGAACGACTCCACGGCGCTGTCCAGTGCGAATGCCGCCGTCAGTCAACTGGGGCTGGCATCCGACTTCTACTCCAATGCGGCCGTCAACAGCACGACGACGATCGTCGGTACGAACATCACGTTGAATCCCTTGCCTGGGCCGGATGGCCTGGCCGTGCTCGCGGTCAACGCGGTCAACATCCAGAACGCCCTGTTCTCACTGGCGGTTGCGGGAGTTCCACCCGACACGAGGTTCCTGATCAATGTGGTCGGCAATCTGTCGTCCGACCCGATTCTGGCCAACTTTGATGCCAGCTTCGCAGACCCGGCGATCTACTCGCGGATTCTCTGGAATTTCCAGGACCAGACCTCGGAGCTCAATCTCTCCCGTGAATGGTACGGTTCGATCCTGCTGCCCGATGCCAGCCTTGTGACGACCAGTGCGATCAACGGCATGGTGCTCGTTGGAGGCGATTTTACGTCGAGTTCCGAGGTGCGATTCCCCGAATTTCAGGGATTCACGCCGTTCGCGGTCCCAGAACTGTCCAGCTTCTTCCTCGCAACCCTGGCCGGGCTCGGATACCTCGTCAGTCGCAGGAAACGTGATCGCAAAAGCGATCCTTCAATCGGTGGCCCCATCTCCCGATGA
- a CDS encoding FAD-dependent monooxygenase encodes MPAADVLIAGAGPTGLVLALWLTHFGIRVRIVDKAAEPGTTSRALAVQARTLELYRQMGLAQAVVDRGAKVAGANFWVKGRHRARVSLQGIGEGISEFAFLLIYPQDEHEKLLIARLADLGVHVERNTELIRFTELLRFTEPGKEVNAVLKRDGNTEEGCYCRYIVGCDGARSKVREIIGTGFPGGTYEHFFYVADVEAAGPAINRELNIDLDHADFVVVFPLHDEGHIRLIGTVKERPDCTPADLTFNDVGRRAIEQLKVDVRKVSWFSTYHVHHRVTDHFRKGRAFLAGDAAHIHSPAGGQGMNTGIGDAINLAWKLAAVLQGKADDALLDTYEAERIGFARQLVATTDRVFTAVTSTNRWAKFVRTRLFPLIMPVAVRFAFVRRFLFRTVSQTQIQYRESPLSEGRAGVVLGGDRLPWIRFADGTSNYDTLAEPRWQVHVYGDVDSPLEMACRELGVVFHRFAWQREMSDAGLTEGAMYLLRPDQYVALVEKQGVKELRNYFESRQLRP; translated from the coding sequence ATGCCTGCTGCTGACGTCTTGATTGCTGGAGCGGGACCGACGGGGCTTGTCCTGGCCCTGTGGCTGACGCATTTCGGAATCCGGGTCCGCATCGTCGACAAGGCGGCCGAGCCGGGGACGACCTCTCGGGCCCTGGCTGTGCAGGCGCGAACGCTCGAACTCTATCGGCAGATGGGCCTCGCCCAGGCGGTTGTCGACCGCGGCGCCAAGGTCGCCGGCGCGAATTTCTGGGTGAAAGGCCGGCATCGGGCCCGGGTCTCCCTTCAGGGCATCGGTGAGGGAATCAGTGAGTTCGCCTTCCTGCTGATCTATCCGCAGGACGAACACGAGAAACTCCTGATCGCGCGACTCGCAGATCTCGGCGTTCACGTTGAACGGAACACGGAGTTGATCCGCTTCACAGAATTGTTGCGATTCACCGAGCCGGGCAAGGAGGTCAACGCCGTATTGAAACGAGATGGAAACACCGAAGAGGGCTGCTACTGCCGCTACATCGTCGGATGTGACGGAGCCCGCTCAAAGGTCCGTGAGATCATCGGCACCGGCTTCCCCGGCGGCACGTACGAGCACTTCTTCTACGTCGCCGATGTCGAAGCCGCCGGCCCTGCCATCAATCGCGAGCTCAACATCGACCTCGACCACGCCGACTTTGTCGTGGTCTTCCCGCTCCACGACGAAGGGCACATCCGCCTGATCGGCACCGTCAAAGAAAGGCCCGACTGCACGCCGGCCGACCTCACCTTCAACGACGTCGGCCGGCGGGCCATCGAGCAGCTCAAGGTCGACGTCCGGAAGGTGAGCTGGTTCTCGACGTATCACGTCCATCACCGCGTGACGGATCATTTCCGCAAGGGCCGGGCCTTTCTCGCCGGCGATGCCGCCCACATCCACAGCCCGGCCGGCGGCCAGGGGATGAACACGGGCATCGGCGACGCCATCAACCTCGCCTGGAAGCTCGCCGCCGTGCTGCAGGGCAAGGCCGATGACGCGCTCCTCGACACTTACGAGGCGGAACGGATCGGCTTCGCCCGACAATTGGTCGCCACAACCGACCGCGTGTTTACGGCCGTCACGAGCACGAACCGCTGGGCGAAGTTCGTCCGCACGCGTCTGTTTCCGCTGATCATGCCAGTCGCCGTCCGATTCGCGTTCGTGCGGCGATTCCTGTTCCGGACGGTTTCGCAGACGCAGATTCAGTACCGGGAGAGCCCGCTGAGCGAAGGACGGGCCGGCGTCGTCCTCGGGGGAGATCGACTCCCGTGGATTCGCTTCGCCGACGGCACGAGCAATTACGACACGCTCGCCGAGCCCCGCTGGCAAGTTCACGTGTACGGCGACGTTGATTCGCCGCTGGAAATGGCGTGCCGCGAACTGGGCGTCGTCTTCCACCGATTCGCGTGGCAGCGAGAGATGTCCGACGCTGGCCTGACTGAGGGGGCGATGTACCTGCTCCGACCGGACCAATATGTGGCGCTGGTCGAAAAGCAGGGCGTCAAAGAGCTGCGGAACTATTTCGAGTCGCGGCAGCTGCGACCTTGA
- a CDS encoding DUF3592 domain-containing protein: protein MPDYSDGHARQLEDILEDLSAGRSTVKEAAEWIRRQSPQSIHRPLRPKKSFGLGVLITVIGMVFLGMAAVIGYHSQQFTAQAVKAQGTVTEMVRRDRVQKPRYRYEVEGVEYTGVSATGTNPPMYKVGDVVEIEYLPDDPGRSRIASWAERWTGTLAVGVMGAGVTLIGLVMLVVRWLRSPH, encoded by the coding sequence ATGCCAGACTATTCTGACGGCCACGCCCGACAGCTGGAGGACATCCTCGAGGACCTCTCCGCCGGCCGCTCGACGGTCAAGGAGGCGGCCGAATGGATCCGCCGGCAGTCGCCGCAGTCGATTCACCGGCCGCTGCGGCCGAAGAAATCGTTCGGGCTGGGCGTGCTGATCACGGTGATCGGAATGGTGTTTCTCGGGATGGCGGCGGTCATCGGCTACCACAGCCAGCAGTTCACCGCGCAGGCCGTGAAGGCCCAGGGGACGGTCACCGAAATGGTCCGCAGGGACCGCGTGCAGAAACCGCGGTACCGATACGAGGTCGAGGGGGTCGAATACACGGGCGTTTCGGCGACGGGCACCAACCCGCCGATGTACAAGGTCGGGGACGTCGTGGAGATTGAATACCTGCCGGATGATCCGGGCAGGTCGCGGATCGCCTCCTGGGCCGAACGCTGGACGGGGACGCTGGCCGTCGGCGTGATGGGTGCGGGCGTGACCCTGATCGGCCTCGTGATGCTGGTCGTGCGCTGGCTGCGGAGCCCGCATTAA
- a CDS encoding enoyl-ACP reductase FabI, whose product MGLFDGKKGVVFGIANERSIAWAITQQLFAQGAEIGFTHLPDKDPERPKNANKVKKLVEPLGAKFVVPCDVQKDEDLDAVFAKITEQFGKIDFVLHSIAFAPPADLTQEVYKCSRAGFSLSMDISVYSLIAMCGRAKAIMNPGGSILTLTYLGGEKVIPGYNLMGLCKSALESSVEYIASEMGADGVRVNALSAGPVRTISASGVGDFKKMLTLYETFSPLRRNITEEEVGKSGMFLLSDMSGGITGETLHVDCGYHVMGGPPLDAFGNKAEASE is encoded by the coding sequence ATGGGTTTGTTCGACGGCAAAAAAGGTGTGGTGTTCGGCATCGCGAACGAGCGGTCGATCGCCTGGGCCATCACACAGCAGCTGTTCGCCCAGGGAGCCGAAATCGGCTTCACGCACCTGCCCGATAAAGACCCGGAGCGGCCGAAGAACGCCAACAAGGTGAAAAAACTGGTCGAACCCCTCGGCGCGAAGTTCGTCGTCCCCTGCGACGTGCAGAAGGACGAGGACCTCGATGCCGTGTTCGCGAAGATCACCGAGCAGTTCGGCAAGATCGACTTCGTCCTGCACTCGATCGCCTTCGCCCCTCCGGCCGACCTGACCCAGGAAGTCTACAAGTGCAGCCGGGCCGGCTTTTCGCTGTCGATGGACATCAGCGTCTACAGCCTCATCGCCATGTGCGGTCGGGCCAAAGCCATCATGAACCCGGGCGGCAGTATCCTCACGCTCACCTACCTCGGCGGCGAGAAGGTCATCCCCGGCTACAACCTGATGGGCCTTTGCAAATCCGCCCTGGAGAGCAGCGTGGAATACATCGCCAGCGAAATGGGTGCCGACGGCGTCCGCGTCAACGCCCTGAGCGCCGGCCCCGTGCGGACGATCAGCGCCAGCGGCGTCGGCGACTTCAAGAAGATGCTGACGCTGTACGAAACGTTCTCCCCCCTCCGCCGCAACATCACCGAGGAAGAAGTCGGCAAGTCGGGGATGTTCCTCCTGAGCGATATGTCAGGCGGCATCACGGGCGAAACACTGCACGTCGACTGCGGCTACCACGTGATGGGCGGTCCTCCGCTCGATGCCTTCGGAAACAAGGCCGAAGCCTCGGAATAA
- a CDS encoding alkaline phosphatase family protein, whose product MIRVILTLAFLACCACRGTAADLKTKNVILITTDGLRWQEVFTGAEKELISKEPGGVSNVKAIESQFWRETPEERREALLPFFWTKIAKEGQLYGNMPQGSSSQITNTMKFSYPGYNEILTGFADLRIDSNAKKPNENFTVLEWLHRRPAFDGKVAAYSAWDVTPFIINRERCGFPVMGGWEPVPESDPNPRQKLLNDLIADTTRPNAAEVIDSFLYQAAREHLLRHRPRVMFIGFLETDAWGHAGRYDNLLTSAHAVDAYIQRLWDLVQSIDQYRDKTTLIITTDHGRGSGPTDWKNHGKKIEGAEDMWMAFLGPDTPPLGERKNCDRVTQSQVAATLAALLGEDYHGAEARSGAPIKDVLPPVK is encoded by the coding sequence ATGATTCGCGTCATTCTCACTTTGGCGTTTCTGGCGTGCTGCGCCTGTCGCGGAACGGCCGCCGACCTGAAGACGAAGAACGTCATCCTGATCACGACCGACGGGCTCCGCTGGCAGGAAGTCTTCACCGGCGCCGAGAAGGAACTCATCAGCAAGGAGCCGGGCGGCGTCAGCAACGTCAAGGCGATCGAAAGCCAGTTCTGGCGTGAGACCCCGGAAGAACGTCGCGAGGCGCTCCTGCCCTTCTTCTGGACCAAGATCGCCAAAGAAGGACAACTCTACGGCAACATGCCGCAAGGTAGTTCGTCGCAGATCACCAACACGATGAAGTTCTCCTACCCCGGTTACAACGAGATTCTGACCGGTTTCGCCGACCTGCGGATCGACAGCAACGCGAAGAAGCCCAACGAGAATTTCACCGTTCTCGAATGGCTGCATCGCAGGCCGGCTTTCGATGGCAAGGTCGCCGCCTACAGCGCCTGGGACGTCACGCCGTTCATCATCAATCGTGAACGCTGCGGATTCCCCGTGATGGGGGGCTGGGAGCCGGTTCCGGAATCCGATCCGAACCCGCGGCAGAAGCTGCTGAACGACCTGATCGCCGACACCACCCGTCCCAACGCGGCCGAGGTGATCGATTCGTTCCTATACCAGGCCGCCCGCGAGCATCTGTTGAGGCATCGCCCGCGGGTGATGTTCATCGGCTTCCTCGAAACCGACGCCTGGGGCCACGCCGGTCGCTACGACAACCTGCTGACGTCGGCCCATGCGGTGGACGCGTACATCCAGCGCCTGTGGGACCTTGTGCAGTCGATCGACCAGTATCGCGATAAGACGACGCTGATCATCACGACCGACCACGGCCGCGGCTCAGGCCCGACTGACTGGAAGAACCACGGCAAGAAGATCGAAGGGGCCGAGGATATGTGGATGGCGTTCCTTGGTCCGGATACTCCGCCGCTCGGCGAACGGAAGAACTGCGATCGCGTCACGCAGAGCCAGGTGGCGGCCACGCTGGCCGCGCTATTGGGCGAGGACTATCACGGGGCGGAGGCGCGATCCGGGGCGCCGATCAAGGATGTGTTGCCGCCGGTCAAGTAG